Proteins from a genomic interval of Micromonospora sp. NBC_00389:
- a CDS encoding SRPBCC family protein produces the protein MAGPLRASWTLAAMTAAAAGAVGYLGLVTGWLTLDLGIGRRTRALGPQVFEIAAPRELVFDVIAQPYLGRATRAQQEKIQVLERGDGMVLAAHRTAVGRGLVTQTIETVAFTRPNTVDFRLVRGPVPHVRERFTLTDDGGHTRLEYTGEMGTDGWALGAGWAAVVARRWEATVADSLATVKSEAERRHALRRTTSPGDRSGTATKDPTAGQTE, from the coding sequence ATGGCAGGACCGCTGCGCGCGAGCTGGACCCTGGCGGCCATGACCGCGGCAGCGGCCGGCGCGGTCGGGTACCTGGGGCTGGTCACCGGCTGGCTCACCCTCGATCTCGGCATCGGCCGGCGGACACGTGCGCTCGGGCCGCAGGTGTTCGAGATCGCCGCGCCCCGTGAGCTGGTCTTCGACGTGATCGCCCAGCCGTACCTCGGCCGGGCCACCCGGGCCCAGCAGGAGAAGATCCAGGTGCTGGAACGCGGTGACGGGATGGTCCTGGCCGCCCACCGTACGGCGGTCGGCCGTGGTCTGGTCACCCAGACGATCGAGACGGTTGCCTTCACCCGCCCCAACACCGTCGACTTCCGCCTCGTACGCGGCCCCGTGCCGCACGTACGGGAACGCTTCACCCTCACCGACGACGGCGGCCACACCCGACTGGAGTACACCGGCGAGATGGGCACCGATGGCTGGGCGCTGGGTGCCGGGTGGGCGGCGGTTGTCGCACGGCGATGGGAGGCGACGGTCGCCGACTCGCTCGCCACGGTGAAGTCCGAGGCCGAACGCCGGCACGCGCTGCGGCGCACAACCTCCCCGGGGGACCGCTCCGGCACGGCCACCAAAGACCCCACCGCCGGCCAGACGGAATGA
- a CDS encoding radical SAM protein yields the protein MKRDRNEIFVEYTKSICPVCKVVVDAQVNIRDGGVYLRKCCREHGQFEALVYGDAQMYVDSARFNKPGTIPLAFQTEVKEGCPSDCGLCPEHKQHACLGIIEVNTGCNLDCPICFADSGHQPDGYSISLEQCERMLDAFVAAEGEAEVVMFSGGEPTIHKQVLEFIDAAQVRPIKAVNLNTNGIRLASDKRFVDALGERNRPGRAVNIYLQFDGFDERTHREIRGRDLREIKQRALDNCAAAGLTVTLVAAVERGLNEHELGAVIEYGLTHPAVRSVSFQPVTHSGRHVEFDPLTRLTNSDIIHRIVAQLPGWFRASDFFPVPCCFPTCRSITYLLTDGAPGSPDFGVVPIPRLLNVADYLDYVSNRVVPDDAIREVLEKLWSASAFMGTDTTNEKLAAAAAALDCADACGVNLPEATANLTDRAFMIVIQDFQDPYTLNVKQLMKCCVEEITPDGRLIPFCAYNSVGYREQVREHMSGVPVADVVPNAVGLQPMLSNSPYGSKIARHTTTNAAGNDQRGVARDTTNVGRRIR from the coding sequence GTGAAGCGGGACCGGAATGAGATCTTCGTCGAGTACACCAAGTCGATCTGTCCGGTGTGCAAGGTGGTCGTGGACGCGCAGGTCAACATCCGGGACGGCGGGGTGTACCTGCGTAAGTGCTGTCGCGAGCACGGCCAGTTCGAGGCTCTGGTGTACGGCGACGCGCAGATGTACGTGGACTCTGCCAGGTTCAACAAGCCGGGCACGATCCCGCTGGCCTTCCAGACCGAGGTCAAGGAGGGCTGCCCGTCCGACTGCGGGCTGTGTCCGGAGCACAAGCAGCACGCCTGCCTTGGCATCATCGAGGTCAACACCGGCTGCAACCTGGACTGCCCGATCTGCTTCGCCGACTCCGGCCACCAGCCCGATGGCTACTCCATCAGCCTCGAGCAGTGCGAACGGATGCTCGACGCGTTCGTGGCCGCCGAGGGTGAGGCCGAGGTGGTGATGTTCTCGGGCGGCGAACCCACCATCCACAAGCAGGTCCTGGAGTTCATCGACGCCGCGCAGGTCCGCCCGATCAAGGCGGTCAACCTCAACACCAACGGTATCCGGCTGGCCAGCGACAAACGCTTCGTTGACGCTCTGGGCGAGCGCAACCGGCCCGGCCGGGCGGTCAACATCTACCTGCAGTTCGACGGGTTTGATGAGCGCACCCACCGCGAGATCCGCGGCCGGGACCTGCGCGAGATCAAACAGCGCGCCCTGGACAACTGTGCCGCGGCCGGTCTGACCGTCACCCTGGTCGCTGCCGTGGAGCGCGGCCTCAACGAGCACGAGCTCGGCGCGGTCATCGAGTACGGGCTGACCCATCCAGCGGTGCGCAGCGTGTCGTTCCAGCCGGTCACCCACTCCGGCCGGCACGTCGAGTTCGACCCACTGACCCGGTTGACCAACTCCGACATCATCCACCGGATCGTCGCCCAGCTACCCGGCTGGTTCCGCGCCAGCGACTTCTTTCCCGTACCCTGCTGCTTCCCGACCTGCCGGTCGATCACGTACCTGCTCACCGACGGCGCTCCCGGCAGCCCGGACTTCGGCGTGGTACCGATCCCCAGGTTGCTCAACGTCGCCGACTACCTTGACTACGTCTCCAACCGAGTGGTGCCGGACGACGCCATCCGCGAGGTCTTGGAGAAGCTGTGGTCCGCCTCGGCGTTCATGGGCACCGACACCACCAACGAGAAACTCGCCGCCGCGGCGGCGGCCCTCGATTGCGCCGACGCCTGCGGGGTCAACCTGCCCGAGGCGACCGCGAATCTCACCGACCGAGCCTTCATGATCGTCATTCAGGATTTCCAGGATCCGTACACGCTCAATGTCAAGCAGCTGATGAAGTGCTGCGTCGAGGAGATCACCCCCGACGGCCGGCTGATCCCGTTCTGCGCCTACAACTCCGTCGGCTACCGAGAACAGGTCCGCGAGCACATGTCCGGCGTCCCGGTCGCCGACGTCGTCCCCAACGCCGTCGGATTGCAGCCGATGCTGAGCAACTCACCGTACGGGTCGAAGATCGCCCGCCACACCACCACCAACGCCGCGGGCAATGATCAACGGGGCGTGGCGCGTGACACCACCAACGTGGGGAGGCGCATCCGGTGA
- a CDS encoding DF family (seleno)protein: MSVIEVLYFDGCPNHEGFVPHLRALLDTAGVDDPIHERAVETDVDAQAHGFLGSPTLRIDGVDVDTTAAQRTDYGLQCRLYPTEDGVCGTPPDQWILAALQRRQSALAAG; this comes from the coding sequence ATGAGCGTGATCGAGGTGTTGTACTTCGACGGCTGCCCGAACCACGAGGGCTTCGTGCCGCATCTGCGGGCGCTGCTCGACACCGCTGGGGTGGATGATCCGATCCACGAGCGCGCGGTGGAGACTGACGTCGACGCCCAGGCACACGGTTTCCTCGGATCGCCGACGCTGCGAATCGACGGCGTGGACGTCGACACAACGGCCGCGCAACGCACGGATTACGGCCTGCAGTGCCGGCTCTACCCCACCGAGGATGGCGTTTGCGGCACCCCGCCCGATCAGTGGATCCTGGCCGCCCTGCAGCGCCGGCAGTCCGCCTTGGCGGCCGGCTGA
- a CDS encoding SAM-dependent methyltransferase, giving the protein MNRTIEPAAAAQAKACCAATYGSDVAALLLDDSYHPGGLALTRRLADRLALRAGERVLDVASGRGTTALTLAAECGVDVTGVELSGANVALATGAAQSAGLGNQARFRVGDAERLPVDAQSVDAVVCECAFCTFPDKPTAASELTRVLRPGGRVGITDVTVEPDRLPPELTGMGAWIACVADARPLDEYAALLTDAGLTVTHTERHDDAIAAMIDQIEARLTVVRMTARARADALGVDFARAPAVLAAARAAVADGVLGYALLTAIKPR; this is encoded by the coding sequence GTGAACCGGACAATTGAACCCGCCGCGGCGGCGCAGGCCAAGGCGTGCTGTGCAGCCACCTACGGCTCCGACGTGGCGGCGCTGCTGCTGGACGACTCCTACCACCCCGGTGGCCTGGCGCTGACCCGCCGGCTGGCCGATCGGCTCGCCCTGCGCGCCGGCGAGCGGGTCCTGGACGTGGCCAGCGGTCGGGGCACCACGGCGCTGACGCTCGCGGCCGAGTGCGGTGTCGATGTCACCGGTGTCGAGCTTTCCGGTGCCAATGTCGCGCTCGCCACCGGCGCGGCGCAGTCCGCCGGCCTCGGCAACCAGGCCCGGTTCCGGGTAGGCGACGCCGAGCGGCTCCCCGTCGACGCGCAGTCGGTCGACGCGGTCGTGTGCGAGTGCGCGTTCTGCACCTTCCCCGACAAGCCCACAGCCGCCAGCGAACTGACCCGGGTGCTCCGCCCGGGCGGCCGGGTCGGGATCACCGACGTCACCGTTGAGCCCGACCGGCTCCCGCCCGAGCTGACCGGGATGGGGGCGTGGATCGCGTGCGTCGCCGACGCGCGCCCCCTCGACGAGTACGCCGCCCTGCTGACCGATGCGGGGCTGACAGTCACCCACACCGAACGCCACGACGACGCGATCGCCGCGATGATCGATCAGATCGAGGCCCGCCTCACCGTCGTGCGGATGACTGCCCGAGCGCGGGCCGATGCCCTCGGCGTGGACTTCGCACGCGCCCCGGCGGTGCTGGCCGCCGCCCGCGCCGCGGTCGCCGACGGTGTTCTCGGCTACGCGCTGCTGACGGCCATAAAACCGCGTTGA